Sequence from the Desulfonatronum sp. SC1 genome:
GCGTCGAAGGCATCCGCAAGACCCTCGGCGACCAGCTCGTCCTGGACGACGTCTCCCTGACCGTGAACCGGGGCGAGGTGAAAATCCTGATCGGCCCCTCGGGGTCCGGCAAGAGCACGCTGTTGCAGTGCCTGAACTTTCTGCACTCCCCGGATCAGGGGCGAATCTGGCTGGACGGACGAGAGTTCAGAGCCGCCGGCCGCAAGGATCTTTACGCCTTTCGTCAGCAGGTGGGAATGATCTTCCAGGATTTTAACCTGTTCGACCACCTGACCGCGCTGGACAACGTGCGCATCGCCCTGATCAAGGTCAAGGGCATGGCCAAGGCCAAAGCCACGCACCGCGCCAAGGAAGAACTGGCCCGGGTCGGTTTGGCGGACAAGATGGATCTTTATCCGGCCCAACTGTCCGGTGGTCAGAAGCAGCGCGTTTCCATGGCCCGGGCCCTGGCCATGGACCCCAAAGTGCTGCTCCTGGACGAACCCACCAGCGCCCTGGACCCGGAACTCATCGGTGAGGTTCTGGCCGTGATCCGCTTCCTGGCTTCCGCCGGCATGACCATGATCATGGCCACACACCAGATCGCCTTTTCCGCGACCATGGCCCACGAGTTTCTGTTCATGGAAAAGGGACGGATCGTGGAACGCGGCAGCCCGGCGCATCTGTTGGCCCCAGGGGCCACATCCCGGACCATGGCCTTTTGCGCCAAAATCAACGAACTCTCCGGGGACCTGGGCGCGGCTGAGCGCATTTGCGCGTCCCCAACCGCCGCCCCGGTCAGCAACCCGGTCGGCAACCCGGTCGGCAACCCGGTCGGCAACCCGGTCGGCAACCCAGAGGGCGGACGCGGCAGGACATGAGCGACTACTGGCATTTTTTCGTGACGGACGTGGCCCCGGCCCTGAACCAGGGTCTTTGGGTCAGCGTCGCCGTGATCGTGCCTTCGGCCCTGCTGGGCTTGGCCCTGGGCGTATTGGTGGGTTCGTTGCGGGTCTACGCCCCCGCTCCGGTCCGCTGGCTGAATGAAGTCTACGTGTCCCTTTTTCGAGGCACGCCACTGGTGGTGCAACTGTTCTTCTGGTACTTCGCCCTGCCCCATCTCCAGATCGGCGACGCACGGATCGTGCTTACGCCGATGTCCGCGGCAATCCTGGGTTTCACCCTGTGCAGCGGGGCCTATCACTCCGAGTACATCCGAGGCGCCTTGCTCTCCATCCGCCACGGACAGATCAAGGCCTCCCAAGCCTTGGGTATGACCAAGACCCAAACCGTGCTCTGGGTGGTCCTGCCACAGGCACTTCGCCGGGCCCTGCCAGGATGCGGCAACGAGATCATCTACCTGATCAAATACTCGTCCCTGGCCTCCATCATCACCCTCAACGAACTGACAGGCGTAGGCCGGACCATCGCCAAGCAGACTTGGCGAAACATCGAGGTCTTCGTGGCCCTGGGCCTGTACTATCTGCTGCTGGTCACTCTGGCCACGCTGCTCTTGCAGTACGTCGAG
This genomic interval carries:
- a CDS encoding amino acid ABC transporter ATP-binding protein, producing the protein MTTQQPVLRVEGIRKTLGDQLVLDDVSLTVNRGEVKILIGPSGSGKSTLLQCLNFLHSPDQGRIWLDGREFRAAGRKDLYAFRQQVGMIFQDFNLFDHLTALDNVRIALIKVKGMAKAKATHRAKEELARVGLADKMDLYPAQLSGGQKQRVSMARALAMDPKVLLLDEPTSALDPELIGEVLAVIRFLASAGMTMIMATHQIAFSATMAHEFLFMEKGRIVERGSPAHLLAPGATSRTMAFCAKINELSGDLGAAERICASPTAAPVSNPVGNPVGNPVGNPVGNPEGGRGRT
- a CDS encoding amino acid ABC transporter permease, which translates into the protein MSDYWHFFVTDVAPALNQGLWVSVAVIVPSALLGLALGVLVGSLRVYAPAPVRWLNEVYVSLFRGTPLVVQLFFWYFALPHLQIGDARIVLTPMSAAILGFTLCSGAYHSEYIRGALLSIRHGQIKASQALGMTKTQTVLWVVLPQALRRALPGCGNEIIYLIKYSSLASIITLNELTGVGRTIAKQTWRNIEVFVALGLYYLLLVTLATLLLQYVERRMSLPGFEHSRE